In a single window of the Amycolatopsis sp. cg5 genome:
- a CDS encoding diguanylate cyclase domain-containing protein has product MSDAWLLGRARELLAAVQRVEHTEQLEIVSHLDEMLNETQRRGEPLLVAHLLRASAAARLVTRGMAEEAEPRLDEMLAHTRRHGFALLRADAHALRGRRLMLAEQEDAALTEIARALAILDDSETPDMQFGRREWARMQSGALIDCFIVLNQLGVYEAAEEVIGRAHQSIRDTASPHEITLQLMNRVKMLLGWGLRLERVESYDEAAEKFRVAASMALAAEGPFKESLFPRMPDVSAVDQVGVLAAALALATPDNVHIERLEKLNTDRFFPHEHEIVVIALARCYDKVGRRGDALDLLRRTREGLADSITSPSMRLNLARELARLDNVPDVETGITQSLIDYATTLETEMWSLRESQIATLNARREHERLSAEHGAITQQALQDPLTGLPNRRALDERLRTLAASADAQPLAVALVDLDGFKGVNDKQSHAAGDDVLRIVASTLRDALRGDDIVARYGGDEFIALLPGAPVSAAKQALGRAVSKVAALPHSLSHGVTLSVGLVSLRPQERAEQVLSRADAAMYEAKRGGGNQVASANSMAVEAAVSKPLDSGLDDPAWGFETPT; this is encoded by the coding sequence ATGTCCGACGCCTGGCTGCTCGGCCGCGCGCGCGAGCTGCTCGCGGCCGTGCAACGCGTCGAGCACACCGAACAGCTGGAGATCGTGTCGCATCTCGACGAGATGCTGAACGAGACCCAGCGCCGGGGCGAGCCGCTGCTCGTCGCCCACCTGCTGCGCGCGTCGGCGGCCGCCAGGCTGGTCACCCGCGGCATGGCCGAAGAGGCAGAGCCGCGCCTCGACGAGATGCTCGCGCACACCCGCCGCCACGGTTTCGCGCTGCTGCGCGCCGACGCGCACGCGCTGCGCGGGCGCCGTCTCATGCTCGCCGAGCAGGAGGACGCCGCGCTCACCGAGATCGCCAGGGCGCTCGCCATCCTGGACGACTCCGAAACCCCCGACATGCAGTTCGGCAGGCGTGAGTGGGCGCGGATGCAGTCCGGCGCGCTGATCGACTGCTTCATCGTGCTCAACCAGCTCGGCGTGTACGAAGCCGCCGAGGAGGTCATCGGCCGCGCGCACCAGTCGATCCGCGACACCGCCAGCCCGCACGAAATCACCCTGCAGCTGATGAACCGCGTCAAGATGCTGCTCGGCTGGGGCCTGCGGCTCGAACGCGTCGAGTCCTACGACGAGGCCGCCGAGAAGTTCCGCGTCGCCGCGTCGATGGCGCTGGCCGCGGAGGGCCCGTTCAAGGAGTCGCTGTTCCCCCGGATGCCCGACGTCTCCGCGGTCGACCAGGTCGGCGTGCTCGCGGCCGCGCTCGCGCTCGCCACCCCGGACAACGTGCACATCGAGCGGCTCGAGAAGCTCAACACCGACCGGTTCTTCCCGCACGAGCACGAGATCGTCGTCATCGCGCTGGCCCGCTGCTACGACAAGGTCGGCCGCCGCGGCGACGCGCTCGACCTGCTCCGCCGGACCCGCGAGGGACTGGCCGACTCGATCACCTCGCCGTCGATGCGGCTCAACCTCGCCCGCGAGCTGGCCAGGCTGGACAACGTGCCGGACGTCGAAACCGGGATCACCCAGTCGCTGATCGACTACGCGACCACGCTGGAGACCGAGATGTGGTCGCTGCGCGAGTCGCAGATCGCCACCCTCAACGCGCGCCGCGAGCACGAGCGGCTCTCCGCCGAGCACGGCGCGATCACCCAGCAGGCACTGCAGGACCCGCTCACCGGCCTGCCGAACCGGCGCGCGCTCGACGAGCGGCTCCGCACGCTGGCCGCGTCGGCCGACGCGCAGCCGCTCGCGGTCGCGCTGGTCGACCTCGACGGCTTCAAGGGCGTCAACGACAAGCAGTCGCACGCGGCCGGTGACGACGTGCTCCGCATCGTCGCCAGCACACTGCGTGACGCGCTGCGGGGAGACGACATCGTGGCGCGCTACGGCGGCGACGAGTTCATCGCGCTGCTGCCCGGCGCGCCGGTGTCGGCGGCGAAGCAGGCGCTCGGCCGCGCGGTGTCGAAGGTCGCGGCACTGCCGCACAGCCTCTCGCACGGCGTCACGCTGTCCGTCGGCCTCGTGTCGCTGCGGCCGCAAGAGCGGGCCGAGCAGGTGCTCTCGCGGGCGGACGCGGCGATGTACGAGGCGAAACGCGGCGGCGGGAACCAGGTCGCGTCGGCCAACTCGATGGCCGTCGAGGCCGCTGTCAGCAAGCCGCTCGACAGCGGACTGGATGACCCTGCATGGGGCTTCGAGACCCCCACGTAG
- the glmU gene encoding bifunctional UDP-N-acetylglucosamine diphosphorylase/glucosamine-1-phosphate N-acetyltransferase GlmU produces MTGPLSTLILAAGEGTRMRSSTPKVLHPIAGRPLVEHAVRAAAALDPEHLVVVVGHGRDAVGAHLETVGTALGRTVTTAVQEEQKGTGHAVGCALEKLPPALTGTVLVSYGDVPLLDTATLAALLKSHTEAGNAVTVLTATVADPTGYGRIVRDDSGAVAAIVEQKDASEEQRAIQEINSGVYAFDAAVLLDGLSRLSTDNAQGELYLTDVLGIARGDGKHVGALVVDDPWLTEGVNDRVQLSVLGAELNRRIVRDWQKSGVTVTDPASTWIDAGVTLSRDVVLEPGVQLKGSTSVGEGAKIGPDTTLENVTVGARASVVRTHGSDAVLGDGVTVGPFAFLRPGTDLGNKGKIGTFVETKNAKIGEGSKVPHLTYVGDATIGDHSNIGAASVFVNYDGVNKHHTTIGSHVRMGSDNMYVAPVTIGDGAYSGAGTVIRRDVPPGALAVSTGPQRNLEGWVVRRRPGTPAAEAASAALDEENTDGESKE; encoded by the coding sequence GTGACCGGCCCGCTGAGCACGTTGATCCTCGCCGCGGGTGAGGGCACCCGCATGCGTTCGTCCACCCCGAAGGTGCTGCACCCGATCGCCGGGCGCCCGCTCGTCGAGCACGCGGTCCGCGCGGCCGCCGCGCTGGACCCGGAGCACCTCGTGGTCGTCGTCGGCCACGGCCGCGACGCCGTCGGCGCGCACCTGGAGACCGTCGGCACGGCACTGGGCCGCACGGTGACCACCGCGGTGCAGGAAGAGCAGAAGGGCACCGGCCACGCCGTCGGCTGCGCGCTGGAGAAGCTCCCGCCCGCGCTCACCGGCACCGTGCTGGTCAGCTACGGCGACGTGCCGCTGCTCGACACCGCCACCCTCGCCGCGCTGCTGAAGTCGCACACCGAGGCCGGCAACGCGGTCACCGTGCTGACCGCGACCGTCGCGGACCCGACCGGCTACGGCCGCATCGTGCGCGACGACTCCGGCGCCGTCGCGGCGATCGTCGAGCAGAAGGACGCTTCCGAAGAGCAGCGCGCGATCCAGGAGATCAACTCCGGCGTGTACGCGTTCGACGCGGCGGTCCTGCTCGACGGCCTCTCGCGGCTTTCGACCGACAACGCGCAGGGCGAGCTCTACCTGACCGACGTGCTGGGCATCGCGCGCGGCGACGGCAAGCACGTCGGCGCGCTGGTGGTCGACGACCCGTGGCTGACCGAAGGCGTCAACGACCGCGTGCAGCTCTCGGTGCTCGGCGCCGAGCTGAACCGGCGAATCGTGCGTGACTGGCAGAAATCGGGCGTCACGGTCACCGACCCGGCGTCCACCTGGATCGACGCGGGCGTCACCCTCTCGCGTGACGTCGTGCTCGAGCCCGGCGTCCAGCTGAAGGGCTCCACCTCGGTCGGCGAGGGCGCGAAGATCGGCCCCGACACCACGCTCGAGAACGTCACCGTCGGCGCCCGCGCGTCGGTCGTGCGCACGCACGGCTCGGACGCGGTGCTCGGCGACGGCGTCACCGTCGGCCCGTTCGCGTTCCTGCGTCCCGGCACCGACCTGGGGAACAAGGGCAAGATCGGCACTTTCGTCGAGACGAAGAACGCGAAGATCGGCGAAGGCTCGAAGGTGCCGCATCTCACGTACGTCGGCGACGCCACAATCGGGGACCACTCCAACATCGGCGCGGCTAGCGTCTTCGTGAACTACGACGGCGTGAACAAGCACCACACCACCATCGGCTCACACGTGCGCATGGGGTCGGACAACATGTACGTCGCCCCGGTGACCATCGGCGATGGCGCTTACAGTGGGGCGGGCACGGTCATCCGGCGCGATGTGCCGCCGGGCGCGCTGGCCGTGTCCACCGGGCCACAGCGCAACCTCGAAGGCTGGGTCGTCCGGCGCAGGCCGGGCACGCCGGCGGCGGAAGCAGCGTCCGCCGCACTCGATGAAGAGAACACCGACGGGGAGTCGAAAGAATGA
- a CDS encoding ribose-phosphate diphosphokinase, with product MSPKSGTPKKNLMLFSGRAHRELAEEVAKHLNVTITPQTAHDFANGEIFVRFEESVRGTDAFVIQSHTTPINEWVMEQLIMVDALKRASAKRITVVMPFYPYGRQDKKHKGREPISARLIADLFKTAGADRIMTVDLHTAQIMGFFDGPVDHLLAQNVLAEHIKKTYDNADITVVSPDSGRVRLAEKWAQQLGDKPIAFIHKTRDPDKPNQAVANRVVGRVRGRLCVLIDDMIDTGGTIVKATEALLDEGAADVVIASTHGILSDPATERLSHCKAREVIVTNTLPIPPEKRFPGLTVLSIAPLLARAIQEVFEDGSVTSLFDGAA from the coding sequence ATGAGTCCGAAGTCCGGTACGCCGAAGAAGAACCTCATGCTCTTCTCCGGCCGCGCCCACCGGGAACTCGCGGAAGAGGTCGCCAAGCACCTCAACGTGACGATCACCCCGCAGACCGCGCACGATTTCGCCAACGGTGAGATCTTCGTCCGGTTCGAGGAGTCCGTCCGCGGCACCGACGCCTTCGTCATCCAGAGCCACACCACGCCCATCAACGAGTGGGTGATGGAGCAGCTGATCATGGTCGACGCGCTCAAGCGCGCCAGCGCCAAGCGGATCACCGTGGTCATGCCGTTCTACCCGTACGGCCGCCAGGACAAGAAGCACAAGGGCCGCGAGCCGATCTCGGCGCGGCTGATCGCGGACCTGTTCAAGACCGCGGGCGCGGACCGGATCATGACCGTCGACCTGCACACCGCGCAGATCATGGGCTTCTTCGACGGCCCGGTCGACCACCTGCTCGCGCAGAACGTGCTGGCCGAGCACATCAAGAAGACCTACGACAACGCCGACATCACCGTCGTCTCGCCCGACTCGGGCCGCGTGCGGCTGGCGGAGAAGTGGGCACAGCAGCTCGGCGACAAGCCGATCGCGTTCATCCACAAGACGCGTGACCCCGACAAGCCGAACCAGGCCGTCGCGAACCGCGTCGTCGGCCGGGTGCGCGGGCGGCTGTGCGTGCTGATCGACGACATGATCGACACCGGCGGCACGATCGTGAAGGCCACCGAGGCGCTGCTCGACGAGGGCGCGGCCGACGTCGTCATCGCGTCGACGCACGGCATCCTCTCGGACCCGGCGACCGAGCGCCTGTCCCACTGCAAGGCGCGCGAGGTCATCGTCACCAACACGCTGCCGATCCCGCCGGAGAAGCGCTTCCCCGGCCTGACCGTCCTTTCGATCGCCCCGCTGCTGGCGCGCGCGATCCAGGAGGTCTTCGAGGACGGCTCGGTCACGAGCCTCTTCGACGGCGCCGCCTGA
- a CDS encoding TIGR03621 family F420-dependent LLM class oxidoreductase: MGNFKFGVSLRAVEGSTQWIAKCRRAEELGYRAVTVPDHLGERCPAPLPALAVAAAVTEHLRVGPLVMNVPFYNASLLARDVATTIRLTGDRFDLGLGAGHMKSEFDEAGLPWQRASMRISILDKTITELNRRLVEDGTTPPPLLLAGNSDGVLELAAKHADIVGFAGMRQAAGQSPGTFQLDDAEAVDERVAFFRSRAGDREVEYNMLIQKVEITEDRRAAVEAWQDSIPQDILDTDRLLEAPQLLFGTVEEITAQLVARRERYGFSYISVFEPEMEKFAPIVQALSGT; the protein is encoded by the coding sequence ATGGGGAACTTCAAGTTCGGGGTGAGCCTCCGCGCGGTCGAGGGCAGCACCCAGTGGATCGCGAAGTGCCGCCGGGCCGAAGAGCTCGGCTACCGGGCCGTCACCGTGCCCGATCATCTCGGCGAGCGCTGCCCGGCGCCGCTGCCCGCGCTCGCGGTGGCGGCGGCCGTCACCGAGCACCTCCGAGTCGGCCCGCTCGTGATGAACGTGCCGTTCTACAACGCCTCCCTGCTCGCCCGCGACGTCGCCACCACCATCCGCCTCACCGGCGACCGCTTCGACCTCGGCCTCGGCGCGGGCCACATGAAGTCCGAGTTCGACGAAGCCGGCCTGCCGTGGCAACGCGCGTCGATGCGGATCTCGATCCTCGACAAGACGATCACCGAGCTGAACCGCCGCCTGGTCGAAGACGGCACCACACCCCCGCCGCTGCTGCTCGCAGGCAACAGCGACGGCGTGTTGGAGCTCGCCGCGAAGCACGCGGACATCGTCGGCTTCGCGGGCATGCGCCAGGCGGCGGGCCAGTCGCCCGGCACCTTCCAGCTCGACGACGCCGAGGCCGTCGACGAGCGCGTCGCGTTCTTCCGCTCGCGCGCGGGCGACCGCGAGGTCGAGTACAACATGCTGATCCAGAAGGTCGAGATCACCGAAGACCGGCGCGCGGCCGTCGAGGCGTGGCAGGACTCGATCCCGCAGGACATCCTCGACACCGACCGGCTGCTCGAAGCTCCGCAGCTGCTGTTCGGGACCGTCGAGGAGATCACCGCGCAGCTGGTCGCGCGGCGTGAGCGCTACGGCTTCTCGTACATCAGCGTGTTCGAGCCCGAGATGGAGAAGTTCGCCCCGATCGTCCAAGCGCTCTCGGGCACCTAG